One window of Solwaraspora sp. WMMA2056 genomic DNA carries:
- a CDS encoding polyphosphate polymerase domain-containing protein, with protein sequence MTLLDLRPDDTGHAVRSVIDRLPPIGLDDLVTRAELLTRVDAKYLLPVTDLPDVLRDLADSGTARVLQIDGCRTFRYRSVYFDTPDLASFHAAARTRRHRYKVRVRSYLDTDLHVVEVKTRGRRGVTVKQRIPYPSTGLAATPTLSDGAVRAWVDAQLAAAGFHSAGLRFDPVLTTTYQRITLFLPLVGSRMTVDTGLTWSLPAGAGPALWRELRLPHRAVVETKSPRAACAVDRLLWSAGHRPRAISKYATGLAALRPDLPANRWRPTLRRLLTDGPDPREFR encoded by the coding sequence GTGACCCTCCTCGACCTGCGCCCCGACGACACCGGGCACGCCGTCCGGTCGGTGATCGACCGGCTGCCGCCGATCGGTCTCGACGACCTGGTCACCCGGGCCGAGCTGCTGACCCGGGTCGACGCCAAGTATCTGCTGCCGGTGACCGACCTGCCGGACGTGCTGCGTGACCTGGCGGACAGCGGCACCGCCCGGGTGCTGCAGATCGACGGCTGCCGGACGTTCCGCTACCGGTCGGTCTACTTCGACACCCCGGACCTGGCCAGCTTCCACGCCGCCGCCCGGACCCGACGCCACCGGTACAAGGTGCGGGTACGCAGCTACCTCGACACCGACCTGCACGTCGTCGAGGTCAAGACCCGAGGACGGCGGGGCGTCACCGTCAAGCAGCGGATCCCGTACCCGTCGACTGGCCTGGCCGCGACGCCGACGCTGTCCGACGGCGCGGTCCGCGCCTGGGTCGACGCCCAGCTCGCCGCCGCCGGATTCCACAGTGCCGGCCTGCGGTTCGACCCGGTGCTGACCACCACCTACCAGCGGATCACCCTCTTCCTGCCGCTGGTCGGTAGCCGGATGACGGTCGACACCGGGCTGACCTGGTCGTTGCCGGCCGGCGCGGGTCCGGCGCTGTGGCGCGAGCTGCGTCTGCCGCACCGGGCCGTCGTCGAGACCAAGTCACCCCGTGCCGCCTGCGCCGTCGACCGGCTGCTCTGGTCCGCCGGACACCGGCCCCGCGCCATCTCCAAGTACGCCACCGGGCTCGCCGCGCTGCGGCCCGACCTGCCCGCCAACCGGTGGCGGCCGACGCTGCGTCGGCTGCTCACCGACGGCCCCGACCCGAGGGAGTTCCGATGA
- a CDS encoding DUF4956 domain-containing protein → MEQLPIIAIDLVAITVLTFVLYFPRHHRRDLVVAFLGVNVGVLAVAMVLGTSAVGVGLGLGLFGVLSIIRLRSDEIAQHEVAYYFAALALGLLAGLSSAPSVLVVGLMALIIAALVIGDHPRLFHRHRQQTVHLDTVQTDEAALRRQLTELLGGPVTHLSVKHVDLVNDTTLVEVRHVVQRERVTV, encoded by the coding sequence GTGGAGCAGTTACCGATCATCGCGATCGACCTTGTCGCGATCACCGTACTCACCTTCGTCCTCTACTTCCCCCGGCATCACCGGCGCGACCTGGTCGTCGCCTTCCTCGGCGTCAACGTCGGGGTGCTGGCGGTCGCGATGGTGCTCGGCACCTCGGCGGTCGGTGTCGGGCTCGGCCTCGGGCTGTTCGGCGTCCTGTCGATCATCCGGCTGCGGTCGGACGAGATCGCCCAGCACGAGGTGGCGTACTACTTCGCCGCGCTCGCTCTCGGCCTGCTCGCCGGACTCAGCTCCGCACCGAGCGTCCTCGTGGTCGGTCTGATGGCCCTGATCATCGCCGCCCTGGTGATCGGCGACCACCCACGGCTGTTCCACCGGCACCGCCAGCAGACCGTGCACCTGGACACGGTGCAGACCGACGAGGCCGCGCTGCGCCGACAGCTCACGGAGCTGCTCGGCGGGCCGGTCACCCACCTGAGCGTCAAGCACGTCGACCTGGTCAACGACACCACGCTGGTCGAGGTCCGGCATGTGGTGCAACGGGAACGGGTGACGGTGTGA
- a CDS encoding alkaline phosphatase PhoX, whose product MPSSRRTFLAGGAASAAGVGLAVAGGLPSLAQAHPGREHPPKGRGHVPFPPLVDDPAGILALPEGFRYTVVTRTGVTRLDRGQGLTPAEHDGMAVFDAGPGRYTLIQNHELGPGAEYGVPHVPGTVYDPGAVDAGGCTVIRTDRAGRNLGEFVAISGTVDNCAGGPTPWGTWLTCEETEDRASDEWDEDGRTGTYQKDHGYVFEVWADGRADPTPIKCLGRYAHEALAVDADRTKIYLSEDADEPNGLFYRWTAPRRVKLGPGVLTRLAPDAGVLAAMQIIMDDGSVLPDVAYLTSAQLGRPFPVRWIEVPERDARTTPLREQFTDGQVTRGRKFEGVWGTDQGVYVVNSYAWEDGDLPADAAPHDGMVWFYDYRAETIQLVTYFPHQTSSEEGTPPKYSDLTFDGPDNVTVTPWGSLVLAEDGSGASHVLSSVPGGPTYAIARNQLNDSEFCGPVFTDDGKVLFVNMQDPGLTLAITGPWEKYLG is encoded by the coding sequence GTGCCTTCCTCCCGTCGTACCTTCCTCGCCGGTGGCGCCGCGAGCGCGGCCGGCGTCGGCCTCGCCGTCGCCGGCGGCCTGCCGTCGCTCGCCCAGGCCCACCCGGGCCGGGAGCACCCGCCGAAGGGCCGCGGCCACGTACCGTTCCCGCCGCTGGTGGACGACCCCGCCGGCATCCTCGCCCTGCCCGAGGGCTTCCGGTACACCGTGGTCACCCGCACCGGCGTCACCCGGCTCGACCGGGGCCAGGGCCTCACCCCGGCCGAGCACGACGGGATGGCCGTCTTCGACGCCGGACCCGGCCGGTACACCCTGATCCAGAACCACGAGCTCGGCCCGGGGGCCGAGTACGGCGTACCGCACGTCCCGGGCACCGTCTACGACCCGGGCGCGGTCGACGCCGGCGGCTGCACGGTGATCAGGACCGACCGGGCCGGCCGCAACCTCGGTGAGTTCGTCGCCATCTCCGGCACCGTCGACAACTGTGCGGGCGGGCCGACCCCGTGGGGGACCTGGCTGACCTGCGAGGAGACCGAGGACCGGGCCAGCGACGAGTGGGACGAGGACGGCCGCACCGGCACGTACCAGAAGGACCACGGCTACGTCTTCGAGGTCTGGGCCGACGGCCGCGCCGACCCGACACCGATCAAATGCCTGGGCCGGTACGCCCACGAGGCGCTGGCGGTCGACGCCGACCGTACGAAGATCTACCTGTCCGAGGACGCCGACGAGCCGAACGGCCTGTTCTACCGGTGGACCGCGCCGCGCCGCGTCAAGCTCGGCCCCGGCGTGCTGACCCGGCTCGCCCCGGACGCCGGTGTGCTCGCCGCGATGCAGATCATCATGGACGACGGCTCGGTGCTGCCGGACGTCGCCTACCTGACCTCCGCGCAGCTGGGCCGGCCGTTCCCCGTACGGTGGATCGAGGTGCCGGAACGCGACGCCCGGACCACTCCCCTGCGCGAGCAGTTCACCGACGGTCAGGTCACCCGGGGCCGCAAGTTCGAAGGCGTGTGGGGCACCGACCAGGGCGTGTACGTGGTCAACTCGTACGCCTGGGAGGACGGGGACCTGCCGGCGGACGCCGCCCCGCACGACGGCATGGTCTGGTTCTACGACTACCGGGCCGAGACCATCCAGCTGGTCACGTACTTTCCGCACCAGACCTCGTCGGAGGAGGGTACGCCGCCGAAGTACAGCGATCTGACCTTCGACGGGCCGGACAACGTGACCGTCACCCCGTGGGGCAGCCTGGTGCTGGCCGAGGACGGCTCGGGCGCGTCCCACGTGCTCAGCTCGGTCCCGGGCGGGCCGACCTACGCGATCGCCCGCAACCAGCTCAACGACTCGGAGTTCTGCGGGCCGGTCTTCACCGACGACGGCAAGGTGCTCTTCGTCAACATGCAGGACCCCGGTCTCACCCTGGCCATCACCGGCCCCTGGGAGAAGTACCTGGGCTGA
- a CDS encoding fumarate hydratase encodes MSSAAPFSHVPLLPTGDDLTEYRLISDEGVDVVHGPGNRRFLTIDPAVLTALTAEAMHDIAHYLRPAHLAQLRAILDDPQASPNDRFVALDLLRNANIAAGGVLPMCQDTGTAIVMGKRGRHVLTDGTDERAIAQGVYEAYTKLNLRYSQLAPITMWEERNTGTNLPAQIELYAEDPGGQPDAYKFLFMAKGGGSANKSYLYQETKALLNPTRMMQFLEEKLRLIGTSACPPYHLAIVVGGTSAEFALKTAKYASAKYLDNLPTSGSIGAHGFRDVELEAQVLELTRQFGIGAQFGGRYFCHDVRVVRLPRHGASCPVAIAVSCSADRQAVAKITPSGVWLEKLETDPARFLPDVTDETLAADQSADADVVRVDLNRPMAEIRAELSKYPVKTRLSLTGPLVVARDIAHAKIAERLDAGEPMPQYLRDHAVYYAGPAKTPEGYASGSFGPTTAGRMDAYVEKFQAAGGSHIMLAKGNRSAQVTRSCGTHGGFYLGSIGGPAARLAQDCIRHVEVLEYPELGMEAIWKIEVEDFPAFIVVDDKGNDFYAEVTKPVLTVGRR; translated from the coding sequence ATGAGCAGTGCCGCCCCGTTCTCCCACGTCCCGCTGCTGCCCACCGGGGACGACCTCACGGAATACCGCCTGATCAGCGACGAAGGCGTCGACGTGGTGCACGGGCCGGGAAATCGCCGGTTCCTCACCATCGATCCGGCGGTGCTCACGGCACTGACGGCCGAGGCGATGCATGACATTGCTCACTATCTGCGCCCGGCGCACCTGGCTCAGCTGAGGGCGATCCTTGACGACCCCCAGGCGTCCCCCAACGACCGGTTCGTCGCCCTCGATCTGCTGCGCAACGCCAACATCGCCGCTGGCGGGGTGCTGCCGATGTGTCAGGACACCGGCACCGCGATCGTGATGGGCAAACGCGGCCGGCACGTGCTCACCGACGGCACCGACGAACGGGCCATCGCCCAGGGCGTGTACGAGGCGTACACCAAACTCAACCTGCGCTACTCGCAGCTCGCGCCGATCACCATGTGGGAGGAGCGCAACACCGGGACCAACCTGCCGGCCCAGATCGAGCTGTACGCCGAGGACCCGGGCGGTCAGCCGGACGCGTACAAGTTCCTGTTCATGGCCAAGGGCGGCGGCTCGGCCAACAAGTCGTACCTCTACCAGGAAACCAAGGCGCTGCTGAACCCGACCCGGATGATGCAGTTCCTGGAGGAGAAGCTGCGGCTGATCGGCACGTCAGCCTGCCCGCCGTACCACCTGGCGATCGTCGTCGGTGGCACGTCGGCTGAGTTCGCGCTCAAGACCGCCAAGTACGCCAGCGCCAAGTACCTGGACAACCTGCCGACCAGCGGCAGCATCGGCGCCCACGGCTTCCGCGACGTCGAGCTGGAGGCGCAGGTGCTCGAACTGACCCGCCAGTTCGGCATCGGCGCGCAGTTCGGCGGGCGGTACTTCTGCCACGACGTACGGGTGGTGCGGCTGCCCCGGCACGGTGCCTCCTGCCCGGTGGCGATCGCCGTCTCCTGCTCCGCCGACCGGCAGGCCGTCGCCAAGATCACCCCGTCCGGGGTGTGGCTGGAGAAGCTGGAGACCGACCCGGCCCGCTTCCTGCCCGACGTCACCGACGAGACCCTCGCCGCCGATCAGTCCGCCGACGCCGACGTGGTCCGCGTCGACCTGAACCGGCCGATGGCCGAGATCCGCGCCGAGTTGTCGAAGTACCCGGTGAAGACCCGGCTGTCGCTGACCGGCCCGCTGGTCGTCGCCCGGGACATCGCGCACGCGAAGATCGCCGAGCGGCTGGACGCCGGTGAGCCGATGCCGCAGTACCTGCGCGACCACGCCGTCTACTACGCCGGTCCGGCGAAGACCCCCGAGGGGTACGCGTCCGGCTCGTTCGGCCCGACCACCGCCGGGCGGATGGACGCCTACGTGGAGAAGTTCCAGGCCGCCGGCGGCTCGCACATCATGCTCGCCAAGGGCAACCGGTCCGCGCAGGTCACCCGCTCCTGCGGTACGCACGGCGGCTTCTACCTCGGCTCGATCGGCGGCCCGGCGGCCCGGCTGGCCCAGGACTGCATCCGGCACGTCGAGGTCCTCGAATACCCGGAGCTGGGCATGGAGGCCATCTGGAAGATCGAGGTGGAGGACTTCCCGGCGTTCATCGTCGTCGACGACAAGGGCAATGACTTCTACGCCGAGGTCACCAAGCCTGTCCTCACCGTCGGCCGCCGCTGA
- a CDS encoding PQQ-binding-like beta-propeller repeat protein yields the protein MAKGSAPCVKCYLAFALVVVIVLAATGVWNPFPGLWDWVNRSRPLADPDVTWQQRVDGAPQSITVTDRAVIVEHRLTVEGRSITSGNQVWEHKADWAAVAGTGTDQVVVAGTLLVDGYQVLNPATGALLRRDEAAVAVWTYRNALLDVECAGPRDCTLRAWDPRGQQPRWTAQLPGMGLVLFADNPQLLTSRPLTARGVADDAGGPQNLPAALGFPIDGKIHVVETRTGKVLQELKEEQHERIVVLGGRVFTLVATPRDGACYYTATANDPVTALPVWQRAGINLRTADRTGCAQRHNPTGGPNVLAGVAPDMRETVIDAHDGRVLWTGAAGQELRAVDDRYALARSADGATLQAYALPTTTPAWTRDIDDDAQIALTRYAALVTTRKPDRVVALDPATGTELANLRTSAEVKAVGPAGMVIGEGREIGYVRFAGADLPAPAVTGPGGVDPGPTCGGVKQESCPGDGSKDG from the coding sequence ATGGCGAAGGGGAGCGCGCCGTGCGTGAAGTGCTATCTGGCCTTCGCGCTCGTCGTGGTCATCGTGCTCGCCGCCACCGGCGTCTGGAACCCGTTCCCCGGCCTGTGGGACTGGGTCAACCGCAGCCGACCCCTCGCTGACCCCGACGTCACCTGGCAGCAGCGGGTCGACGGCGCACCGCAGAGCATCACCGTCACCGACCGGGCCGTCATCGTCGAACACCGGCTGACCGTCGAAGGGCGCAGCATCACCTCCGGCAACCAGGTCTGGGAGCACAAGGCCGACTGGGCCGCCGTCGCCGGCACCGGCACCGACCAGGTCGTCGTCGCCGGTACCCTGCTGGTCGACGGCTACCAGGTGCTGAACCCGGCGACCGGTGCCCTGCTGCGCCGCGACGAGGCCGCCGTCGCCGTCTGGACCTACCGCAACGCGCTGCTCGACGTCGAATGCGCCGGCCCGCGTGACTGCACCCTGCGGGCCTGGGATCCGCGCGGGCAGCAGCCACGATGGACCGCCCAACTGCCCGGCATGGGTCTCGTGCTCTTCGCCGACAATCCGCAGCTGCTCACCAGTCGACCGTTGACCGCCCGCGGCGTCGCCGACGACGCTGGCGGCCCGCAGAACCTGCCGGCCGCGCTCGGCTTCCCGATCGACGGCAAGATCCATGTCGTGGAGACCCGGACCGGCAAGGTGCTGCAGGAGCTGAAGGAGGAGCAGCACGAACGGATCGTGGTGCTCGGCGGTCGGGTCTTCACCCTGGTCGCCACCCCGCGCGACGGCGCCTGCTACTACACCGCCACCGCCAACGACCCGGTGACCGCGCTGCCGGTGTGGCAACGGGCCGGGATCAACCTGCGGACCGCCGACCGTACCGGTTGCGCCCAGCGGCACAACCCCACCGGCGGCCCCAACGTCCTGGCGGGTGTCGCCCCCGACATGCGGGAGACCGTCATCGACGCCCACGACGGGCGGGTGCTGTGGACCGGTGCCGCCGGGCAGGAGCTGCGGGCCGTCGACGACCGGTACGCGTTGGCCCGCTCCGCCGACGGCGCCACCCTCCAGGCGTACGCCCTGCCGACCACCACCCCGGCGTGGACCCGGGACATCGACGACGACGCGCAGATCGCCCTCACCCGGTACGCCGCCCTGGTGACCACCCGTAAACCCGACCGGGTGGTGGCCCTTGATCCGGCCACCGGCACCGAGCTGGCCAATCTGCGTACCTCGGCCGAGGTCAAGGCCGTGGGGCCGGCCGGCATGGTCATCGGCGAGGGCCGGGAGATCGGCTACGTCAGGTTCGCCGGAGCTGACCTGCCGGCGCCCGCCGTCACCGGCCCAGGTGGCGTCGACCCCGGACCCACCTGCGGCGGCGTGAAGCAGGAGTCCTGCCCCGGCGACGGCAGCAAGGACGGCTGA
- a CDS encoding MFS transporter, whose product MTTSAPPAPQATFRDLFTVREFRVLFASYGIFMVGETVKMLALSVLIYDRTGSPLLAALAYVAGFLPSVLGGMFLLAYADRWRPRAVMVGYDLVRVAMVAVLALGVLSPGGALALVFVVGLFTPVSSAMRAALLPDLLAGDRYVLGRALFTVTAGATQVLGFAVGGALIGLLGPYGALWITAATCLTSAALIRFGLTDRPPRTVAVAGVARPGAVRETWRVNRQLLADRPVRGLLLAQWLPGSLLVGAEGVVVPYTGGEGAGVLFMAGAAGMLLGDLVIGRWTAPARREALTPWLALLLGVPMLAFVADIGLLVAAVLFGVATFGFSYHLGLARRFLDAVPADRRGQAFGLSHMGMMTGQGLAAGGAGLVAQWLAPGLVMAGFGALSLVATMLLWRQLRVPRMNVPRHA is encoded by the coding sequence ATGACCACGAGTGCGCCGCCGGCCCCGCAGGCGACCTTCCGGGACCTGTTCACGGTCCGCGAGTTCCGGGTGCTCTTCGCCAGCTACGGCATCTTCATGGTCGGCGAGACGGTGAAGATGCTGGCCCTGTCGGTGCTGATCTACGACCGTACGGGTTCGCCGTTGCTGGCCGCGTTGGCGTACGTCGCCGGTTTCCTGCCCAGCGTGCTCGGCGGCATGTTCCTGCTGGCGTACGCCGACCGGTGGCGACCACGGGCCGTGATGGTCGGCTACGACCTGGTCCGGGTGGCCATGGTGGCGGTGCTGGCGCTCGGTGTGCTGTCGCCCGGTGGCGCGTTGGCGCTGGTGTTCGTCGTCGGGCTGTTCACCCCGGTGTCGTCGGCGATGCGGGCCGCCCTGCTGCCGGATCTGCTGGCCGGAGACCGGTACGTGCTGGGGCGGGCGTTGTTCACCGTCACCGCCGGTGCCACCCAGGTCCTCGGGTTCGCCGTCGGCGGGGCGCTGATCGGCCTGCTGGGCCCGTACGGTGCCCTCTGGATCACGGCCGCGACCTGCCTGACCTCGGCGGCGTTGATCCGGTTCGGGCTGACCGACCGGCCACCTCGGACGGTCGCGGTGGCCGGGGTGGCGCGGCCGGGCGCGGTCCGCGAGACCTGGCGGGTCAACCGGCAGTTGCTGGCCGACCGCCCGGTACGCGGGCTGCTGCTGGCGCAGTGGCTGCCCGGTTCGCTGCTGGTCGGGGCGGAGGGGGTGGTGGTGCCGTACACCGGTGGCGAGGGGGCCGGGGTGCTGTTCATGGCCGGTGCCGCCGGGATGCTGCTGGGGGATCTGGTGATCGGGCGGTGGACGGCGCCGGCCCGCCGGGAGGCGTTGACGCCGTGGTTGGCGCTGCTGCTCGGGGTGCCGATGCTGGCCTTTGTCGCCGACATCGGGCTGCTGGTGGCGGCGGTGCTGTTCGGGGTGGCGACGTTCGGGTTCTCGTACCATCTGGGGTTGGCCCGACGGTTCCTGGACGCGGTGCCGGCGGATCGGCGCGGCCAGGCGTTCGGGCTGTCGCACATGGGGATGATGACCGGGCAGGGGCTGGCGGCCGGTGGCGCCGGGCTGGTGGCGCAGTGGCTGGCGCCGGGGCTGGTGATGGCTGGTTTCGGGGCGTTGTCGCTGGTCGCGACCATGCTGCTGTGGCGACAACTCCGGGTGCCGCGCATGAATGTACCCCGACACGCCTAA
- a CDS encoding DUF5937 family protein has translation MRIEVSSGDLAASRFGISPLGETMAALRLFAGTHPAGPLLPWVGRHRDRYAALRRAQPGITAIRALYRRNGYNADFVQPPPDGVGLSFADQLAVVRRTPLDQARDEIARSLAGRPFPTGPTGRLLAADDVVDRLAEAIDAAWQALIAPDWPRLRAILERDVVYRAGRLTTYGWSAALADLDARLHWEPDPGTIVVDRSLPERHRLGGQGLLFVPSVFSALSLHLEPPWPYAISYPARGVAGLFGPPQADRAADGLDRLIGPTRAAVLRALAVPATTSQLVAQLGMTLGTVGGHLAVLRDAGLVRRARTGRAVRYERTALGDALDDTGGGAADDASGAVPRRVPSGTAPHPAVSGPGTSSRS, from the coding sequence GTGCGGATCGAGGTGAGCTCCGGCGACCTGGCGGCCAGTCGGTTCGGGATCTCCCCGCTGGGCGAGACGATGGCCGCGCTGCGGCTGTTCGCCGGCACCCATCCGGCCGGGCCGCTGCTGCCCTGGGTGGGCCGCCACCGGGACCGCTACGCCGCGCTGCGCCGCGCCCAGCCGGGCATCACGGCGATCCGGGCGCTGTACCGGCGCAACGGCTACAATGCCGACTTCGTCCAGCCACCACCGGACGGGGTCGGGTTGAGCTTCGCCGACCAGCTCGCGGTGGTCCGCCGTACCCCGCTGGACCAGGCCCGCGACGAGATCGCCCGCAGCCTGGCCGGCCGGCCGTTCCCGACCGGGCCCACCGGGCGGCTGCTGGCCGCCGACGATGTCGTCGACCGGCTCGCCGAGGCCATCGACGCCGCCTGGCAGGCCCTGATCGCTCCGGACTGGCCCCGGCTGCGGGCGATCCTGGAACGTGACGTCGTCTACCGGGCCGGCCGGCTGACCACGTACGGCTGGAGCGCCGCGTTGGCCGACCTCGACGCCCGACTGCACTGGGAACCCGACCCGGGCACGATCGTCGTCGACCGGTCCCTGCCGGAGCGGCACCGGCTCGGCGGGCAGGGGCTGTTGTTCGTCCCGTCGGTCTTCAGCGCCCTGAGCCTGCACCTGGAGCCGCCCTGGCCGTACGCGATCAGCTACCCGGCGCGCGGCGTCGCCGGACTGTTCGGCCCGCCGCAGGCCGACCGGGCGGCCGACGGGCTGGACCGGCTGATCGGGCCGACCCGGGCGGCCGTGCTGCGCGCGCTGGCGGTGCCGGCGACCACCAGCCAACTGGTCGCCCAGCTCGGCATGACGTTGGGCACCGTCGGCGGGCACCTGGCCGTACTGCGCGATGCCGGGCTGGTCCGGCGGGCCCGCACCGGCCGCGCGGTCCGCTACGAACGGACCGCGCTCGGCGACGCGCTCGACGACACCGGCGGGGGCGCGGCCGACGACGCCAGTGGTGCGGTGCCGCGCCGGGTCCCGTCAGGCACGGCACCGCACCCGGCGGTCAGTGGACCGGGTACTTCCTCGCGCAGCTGA
- a CDS encoding Lrp/AsnC family transcriptional regulator, protein MDAVQNVQLDRLDADLIALLAAEPRIGVLECSRRLRVARGTVQARLDKLLARGVIEGFGPQVSPAAIGFTVTSFVTLEIGQRHGHGPVAAHLRAIPEVLEAHTITGSGDLLCRIVARSNSDLQRVLDEILAYEGIRRASTIIALAQQIPYRVLPLVSAAADGPPPAAVPPAPRPD, encoded by the coding sequence ATGGATGCTGTGCAGAATGTCCAGCTGGACCGGTTGGACGCTGACCTGATCGCCCTGCTCGCGGCCGAGCCGAGGATCGGCGTACTGGAGTGTTCCCGGCGGCTGCGGGTGGCGCGCGGCACCGTCCAGGCCCGGCTGGACAAGCTGCTCGCCCGGGGCGTGATCGAAGGCTTCGGCCCGCAGGTGTCACCGGCGGCGATCGGGTTCACGGTGACGTCGTTCGTCACCCTGGAGATCGGTCAGCGGCACGGGCACGGCCCGGTCGCGGCGCACCTGCGCGCCATCCCGGAGGTGCTGGAGGCGCACACCATCACCGGCTCCGGTGACCTGCTGTGCCGGATCGTGGCCCGGTCCAACAGCGATCTGCAGCGGGTGCTGGACGAGATCCTCGCCTACGAAGGGATCCGCCGGGCGTCGACGATCATCGCCCTGGCGCAGCAGATCCCGTACCGCGTCCTGCCGTTGGTGTCGGCGGCGGCGGACGGCCCGCCGCCGGCTGCGGTGCCGCCGGCGCCTCGTCCGGATTGA
- the hppD gene encoding 4-hydroxyphenylpyruvate dioxygenase, with product MTDLAESPTVHRAEVRDPFPVQGIDHLTFLVGNAKQAAHYYSTAFGMTCVAYRGPEQGFRDHAEYVLTSGAARFVLRGAVHTDAPAAAHVARHSDGVADIALGVPDVDAAYAHALANGATGLAAPTDVTDDHGTVRMASIAAYGETRHTLVDRSGYDGPFLPGFVPRAPIVDRTPLIDAGLAPKRFFQAVDHVVGNVELGRMDEWVEFYRRVMGFTNMAEFIGDDIATDYSALMSKVVANGSRKVKFPLNEPAVARRRSQIDEYLQFYGGPGVQHIALATNDILATVDAMRAAGVEFLDTPDSYYDDPQLRARIGKVRAPIEQLKARRILVDRDEDGYLLQIFTKPVQDRPTVFFELIERHGSLGFGKGNFKALFEAIEREQANRGNL from the coding sequence ATGACTGATCTGGCCGAATCCCCGACCGTCCACCGCGCCGAGGTCCGCGACCCGTTCCCGGTGCAGGGCATCGACCACCTGACCTTCCTGGTCGGCAACGCCAAACAGGCGGCGCACTACTACTCGACCGCGTTCGGCATGACCTGTGTCGCGTACCGAGGGCCGGAGCAGGGCTTCCGTGACCACGCCGAGTACGTGCTGACCAGCGGCGCCGCCCGGTTCGTGCTGCGCGGGGCGGTGCACACCGATGCCCCCGCCGCCGCGCACGTCGCCCGGCACAGCGACGGCGTCGCCGACATCGCGCTCGGCGTACCGGACGTCGACGCCGCGTACGCACACGCGCTGGCCAACGGCGCGACCGGGCTGGCCGCCCCGACCGACGTCACCGACGACCACGGCACCGTACGGATGGCCAGCATCGCCGCGTACGGCGAGACCCGGCACACGCTGGTCGACCGGTCCGGTTACGACGGGCCGTTCCTGCCCGGGTTCGTGCCCCGCGCGCCGATCGTCGACCGGACCCCGCTGATCGACGCCGGACTGGCGCCGAAACGGTTCTTCCAGGCCGTCGACCACGTCGTCGGCAACGTCGAGCTGGGTCGGATGGACGAGTGGGTGGAGTTCTACCGCCGGGTGATGGGCTTCACCAACATGGCCGAGTTCATCGGCGACGACATCGCCACCGACTACTCGGCGCTGATGAGCAAGGTCGTCGCCAACGGCAGCCGCAAGGTGAAGTTTCCGCTCAACGAGCCGGCCGTCGCCCGCCGCCGCTCGCAGATCGACGAATACCTGCAGTTCTACGGCGGACCGGGCGTGCAGCACATCGCCCTGGCCACCAACGACATCCTGGCGACCGTGGACGCGATGCGCGCCGCCGGTGTGGAGTTCCTGGACACCCCGGACTCGTACTACGACGACCCGCAGCTGCGGGCCCGCATCGGGAAGGTCCGCGCCCCGATCGAGCAGCTGAAGGCCCGCCGGATCCTGGTCGACCGGGACGAGGACGGCTACCTGCTGCAGATCTTCACCAAGCCGGTGCAGGACCGGCCGACGGTCTTCTTCGAGCTGATCGAACGGCATGGTTCACTCGGCTTCGGCAAGGGCAACTTCAAGGCGTTGTTCGAGGCGATCGAGCGCGAACAGGCCAATCGGGGCAACCTCTGA